A section of the Clostridium omnivorum genome encodes:
- a CDS encoding ABC transporter substrate-binding protein, with translation MVFSTAGCKKKESSEKSGKEKSLSIYIDIKDKYALNVVKFFTEEYKKENSQVKLNLNNALGGSSSVVEDINKGGEADILLTSRNSMIDLIQKGLLSDMTSVYEKNKIDDNYYSIMTAYGRVGDKHYGIGLIPFPVEVYYNKDAVSKLGVPIPSNIKDMAAVMKKLSSSSTRIPVVVTEDLDINSLLFSSFAMGIIKPQELENVYDNKNSYKSLKSPQTIFDEISTMVGSGTINKNSFELGNENSINGLTKGTYPIVISIANFNDMLKDAANIGVINDYSLGNNSNAVPPIIVNTVMCTPANGKNQEEVAKFIKFMYSEDTQKKLVKKGFISGNKKANASLLNLSKTTAEHIGKADDKNILAIYNLPKKIQSSISAKIDNILSGKSTKKEWEEVIDEAYK, from the coding sequence TTGGTATTTAGTACGGCTGGATGTAAGAAGAAGGAAAGCTCAGAAAAGTCAGGAAAGGAAAAGAGCCTAAGCATATATATCGATATTAAGGATAAGTATGCTCTTAACGTTGTAAAGTTTTTTACTGAAGAGTACAAAAAGGAAAATAGTCAGGTGAAATTAAATTTAAACAATGCTTTAGGTGGTTCATCCTCGGTAGTAGAAGATATAAATAAGGGTGGAGAAGCTGATATTTTATTAACATCGAGAAATTCAATGATAGACCTTATACAAAAAGGTCTGCTTTCAGATATGACTTCGGTTTATGAAAAAAATAAAATAGATGATAATTATTATAGTATTATGACTGCCTATGGAAGGGTTGGAGATAAACATTATGGAATAGGATTAATTCCTTTTCCTGTGGAGGTATACTATAATAAAGATGCTGTAAGCAAGCTAGGAGTCCCAATTCCATCTAATATTAAGGATATGGCAGCAGTGATGAAAAAGCTTAGCTCAAGTTCAACAAGGATTCCAGTAGTTGTGACTGAGGATTTAGATATAAACTCATTACTTTTCTCTTCATTTGCAATGGGGATTATTAAACCACAAGAACTAGAAAATGTATATGATAATAAAAACAGTTACAAAAGTCTAAAATCCCCACAAACAATATTTGATGAAATTAGTACTATGGTAGGCAGTGGAACAATTAATAAAAATTCTTTTGAATTAGGTAATGAAAATAGTATTAATGGATTAACTAAAGGAACCTATCCTATTGTGATTTCAATCGCGAACTTTAATGATATGCTTAAAGATGCAGCTAATATAGGAGTAATAAATGATTATAGCTTAGGTAATAATTCAAATGCAGTACCGCCTATAATTGTAAATACAGTAATGTGTACTCCAGCAAATGGTAAGAATCAAGAAGAGGTAGCAAAGTTTATAAAGTTTATGTATAGTGAAGATACTCAAAAAAAGTTAGTTAAAAAGGGGTTTATATCAGGAAATAAAAAAGCAAATGCATCATTGCTAAATTTAAGCAAAACTACTGCCGAGCATATTGGAAAGGCAGATGACAAAAACATTCTTGCTATATACAATTTGCCTAAAAAAATCCAAAGCAGCATATCAGCTAAAATAGATAATATTCTATCAGGTAAATCAACTAAAAAAGAATGGGAAGAAGTAATAGATGAAGCCTATAAATAA
- a CDS encoding phosphodiester glycosidase family protein, whose product MGNNKVQQEGGNKAQKKTKKKFSWKTLICFLAFEFVFTAVTGVLIVFYGPFQNVKRTIVGTAMQTYTHQYIAKAFLSEEKIKAILNTGSNVEAGNNTAEASSGSENQNLNEIKIQNKHDSKIERYDINGKKFDAYILEIKDPTRVKVGYTKKIGKEGQRTSQIAKENGAIAAINGGGFTDKSADGKLWAGTGAYPTGIVMSNGKTVYNDITDSNAAFSVMALTKSGYLLVGNHSINDLKKQGVVEALSFGPPLIINGKPQRNLEPGINPRTAIGQKQDGTIIMLAIDGRQGLKVGASLAEVQQIMLEHGAWNAINLDGGSSTTMYYDGDLINSPCDPLGERTVATAVYVEP is encoded by the coding sequence ATGGGTAATAATAAAGTTCAGCAAGAAGGTGGAAACAAGGCACAAAAGAAAACTAAAAAGAAGTTTTCTTGGAAAACCCTTATATGTTTCTTAGCCTTTGAATTTGTATTTACAGCTGTTACTGGAGTTCTTATTGTTTTTTATGGGCCATTTCAAAATGTTAAAAGAACTATAGTTGGAACAGCAATGCAGACTTACACACATCAATATATTGCTAAAGCTTTTTTATCAGAGGAGAAGATAAAAGCAATATTAAATACAGGCTCTAATGTAGAGGCTGGTAATAATACTGCAGAAGCATCTTCTGGTTCTGAAAATCAAAATTTAAATGAAATAAAAATACAGAATAAACACGATAGTAAAATAGAAAGATATGACATAAACGGCAAAAAGTTTGATGCTTATATATTGGAAATTAAAGATCCTACAAGAGTTAAGGTAGGATATACTAAGAAAATCGGCAAAGAAGGACAGAGGACGAGCCAAATAGCTAAGGAAAATGGTGCAATTGCAGCAATCAATGGCGGAGGATTTACAGATAAGTCTGCAGATGGAAAGCTATGGGCAGGTACGGGTGCTTATCCAACTGGTATAGTTATGTCGAATGGGAAAACTGTATATAACGATATAACTGATAGTAATGCAGCCTTTAGTGTTATGGCACTTACTAAAAGTGGATATTTGCTTGTTGGGAATCATAGTATAAATGACTTAAAGAAACAAGGTGTAGTTGAGGCTCTTTCATTTGGACCGCCTTTAATAATAAATGGAAAACCTCAAAGAAATCTTGAGCCTGGAATTAATCCTAGGACAGCAATAGGCCAAAAGCAAGATGGTACAATAATTATGTTGGCTATAGATGGAAGACAGGGATTAAAGGTTGGAGCATCTCTCGCTGAAGTACAGCAAATTATGCTTGAACATGGTGCTTGGAATGCAATTAATCTTGATGGAGGTTCTTCTACTACTATGTATTATGACGGAGATTTAATAAACAGCCCATGTGATCCGCTAGGTGAAAGAACTGTGGCTACAGCTGTTTATGTAGAACCGTAG
- a CDS encoding 5'-nucleotidase C-terminal domain-containing protein codes for MFKSTKQKRWTAWLLTLFMTFSVMSQGLTQTALAATGDKVFDLVEITDFHGTLLDTYNNQVGAVLADRIQKVQASNPNTIVVGGGDLYQGSAVSNILHGVPVQQVLSKIGMEVTALGNHEFDWGLDTITNETMKDANYSIVCANVYDKATGKRKFDPYKVITKDGVRIAFIGALTEEAPSIILPAYISNYDVKPVAAEVNQVAKEIKDGNKADVIIAVIHEGNDGDNKTTGKIVDIANALNKDNISAVFGGHSHTELHFNATNGLPVYIAKSNGKGYIDAKMTVSADMKVSFPTASAADYKALDNTDGYKATNPVVNAEVKKMIDDAVAKVAPITDVVIGKNSNAELTKSQVKTGNGTGTYGESYLGNWVTDVIRNKVGADVGVSNNGGLRIDIPVGNITVGTMWQFMPFDNTICKVPVTKAQLRVILNQAVQDGGKGIQVSGIKFYYDATAPSGDRVYNITREDGTPILENETLIVAVPDFVATGGDGFTGFIAAGGKNPAYDTHIVIRDTLIENIKNNKDKDPSIITKMDGRIVTDSTPSEVNLQVLATSDTHGRFAPYDYAINTADTSGSLAQIATAVKELRKANPNTILLDTGDTIQDNSADLFLKDPIHPMIYAMNEIGYDTWTTGNHEYNYGVPTLEKIIAQSKATVLAGNVYRPDGSRLGAPYKIMNVNGVKVAVIGMVTPNITKWDSENLKGYTVTDPVEETKKVIAELKGKVDVMIASEHMSENNEYDVKDSGAIDLANACPELTVIVAAHEHKAVAGAKYNNVLLVENKSGASTLAQVNIKLAKNADGKYEVKETTSALKNMTSKDAAGKTVVNYQPDADLMAKLAPFDQKAKDDANIVIGKLEGGDLVHADEVKGIPTSQIEETAMINLINKVQMYYTGAEVSAAAAFDTRANMKVGDIKKADTSLIYKYANTLYKLQMTGTQLKKFMEWSANYYNTYKPGDLTVSFNEKIRGYNYDMFTGVKYDVDISKEPGNRIVNLTRMNGTPIKDTDTLVVAVNNYRASSQLLSYGEIFKQGEALPVLLEKDVRGDIGGVRELIRDYIVNVKGGVIKPELDNNWKIIGNNWDPAMRAKAVELLNAGTIKVPVSADGRTPNVKSVTIEDIKPYLVADNNTTVTVSNDTTKVVDAIKNAPEKANIVVDVTSNTTVSKDVFTAIKGKDVNVTFQKDGITWTFNGKDIDPTLIKDIDLSLKTVSADLKAKEAAKVKAIVGKDVAIVPFSFTYDGKLPGKATVKVFIGKDWANTTVYVNRYYADKNTYEIVAEATVDADGYMTFTTDHCSDYFVMAKSAAPNLPKTGSPIDMNVVVGMGSLVALLGAALFISGRRREDNDIAA; via the coding sequence TTGTTTAAGTCAACAAAACAAAAAAGGTGGACAGCCTGGTTATTAACACTATTCATGACTTTTTCAGTTATGTCTCAAGGACTTACTCAAACTGCTTTGGCAGCTACTGGGGACAAAGTTTTTGACTTAGTTGAAATTACTGACTTCCATGGAACACTTTTGGACACATATAACAATCAAGTAGGTGCTGTACTTGCTGACAGAATTCAAAAGGTACAAGCTTCAAATCCTAATACAATAGTAGTAGGTGGCGGAGATTTATACCAGGGATCTGCAGTATCTAACATATTGCATGGTGTGCCTGTTCAACAAGTATTGAGCAAGATTGGTATGGAAGTTACTGCTCTTGGAAATCATGAATTTGACTGGGGACTAGACACTATAACAAATGAAACTATGAAAGATGCAAACTATTCAATAGTTTGTGCAAACGTTTATGATAAAGCAACAGGAAAAAGGAAGTTTGATCCTTATAAGGTAATAACTAAGGATGGAGTAAGAATTGCTTTTATCGGCGCTCTTACTGAAGAGGCCCCATCAATAATATTACCTGCTTATATCAGTAACTATGATGTAAAGCCTGTAGCAGCTGAAGTTAACCAAGTAGCTAAAGAAATAAAGGATGGAAATAAAGCAGATGTTATTATAGCTGTTATTCATGAAGGTAATGACGGTGATAATAAAACTACTGGGAAAATTGTAGACATAGCTAATGCTTTAAATAAAGATAATATTAGTGCTGTGTTTGGCGGACATTCACATACTGAATTACACTTTAATGCTACAAATGGATTACCTGTATATATTGCTAAGTCTAATGGTAAAGGCTATATAGATGCAAAAATGACTGTAAGTGCTGATATGAAAGTTTCTTTCCCAACAGCAAGTGCAGCTGATTACAAAGCACTAGATAATACTGATGGATATAAGGCAACTAATCCAGTTGTAAATGCAGAAGTAAAGAAGATGATTGATGATGCTGTTGCAAAGGTTGCTCCTATTACAGATGTAGTTATAGGAAAAAACAGCAATGCTGAATTAACAAAATCACAAGTTAAGACAGGAAATGGAACTGGAACCTATGGTGAGTCATACCTTGGAAACTGGGTAACTGATGTTATTAGAAATAAAGTAGGTGCAGACGTAGGTGTTTCAAACAATGGTGGACTAAGAATAGATATACCAGTAGGAAATATTACCGTCGGAACTATGTGGCAATTTATGCCTTTTGATAACACCATTTGTAAAGTACCTGTAACTAAAGCTCAATTAAGAGTTATACTTAACCAAGCTGTACAAGATGGTGGTAAGGGAATACAAGTATCAGGAATTAAATTCTATTATGATGCTACTGCACCGTCAGGAGACAGAGTTTATAATATAACAAGAGAAGATGGAACTCCTATTTTAGAAAATGAAACTTTAATTGTAGCGGTTCCAGATTTTGTTGCTACTGGTGGAGATGGATTTACAGGATTTATTGCTGCTGGTGGAAAAAATCCAGCTTATGATACACATATTGTTATTAGAGATACGTTAATTGAAAACATTAAGAACAACAAGGATAAAGATCCATCAATAATAACAAAAATGGATGGAAGAATAGTAACCGATTCTACTCCAAGTGAAGTTAATCTCCAAGTACTTGCAACTAGCGATACTCATGGTAGATTTGCTCCATATGATTATGCTATAAATACAGCAGACACATCAGGAAGCTTAGCTCAAATTGCAACTGCTGTAAAAGAGCTTAGAAAAGCAAATCCCAATACAATACTTTTGGATACTGGAGATACTATTCAAGATAATTCAGCAGATTTATTCTTAAAGGACCCAATTCATCCAATGATATATGCAATGAATGAAATTGGCTACGATACTTGGACAACTGGTAATCATGAATATAATTATGGTGTTCCAACATTAGAAAAGATAATTGCTCAATCAAAAGCAACTGTTCTTGCTGGTAATGTATATAGACCAGATGGAAGTAGATTAGGTGCACCATATAAAATTATGAATGTTAATGGTGTTAAGGTGGCAGTTATCGGAATGGTAACTCCAAATATAACAAAGTGGGATTCAGAAAACTTAAAAGGTTATACAGTTACTGACCCTGTTGAAGAAACAAAGAAGGTAATTGCTGAACTTAAGGGTAAAGTTGATGTAATGATAGCATCTGAGCATATGTCAGAGAATAATGAGTATGATGTTAAGGATTCAGGAGCTATTGATTTAGCAAATGCTTGCCCAGAACTTACTGTTATAGTAGCTGCTCATGAACATAAGGCTGTTGCAGGTGCTAAATATAATAATGTTTTACTAGTAGAAAATAAGAGTGGAGCATCTACATTAGCTCAAGTAAATATCAAGCTAGCTAAAAATGCAGATGGAAAATATGAAGTTAAGGAAACTACTTCAGCACTTAAAAATATGACTAGTAAAGATGCAGCTGGAAAGACAGTTGTAAATTATCAACCAGATGCTGATTTAATGGCTAAGTTAGCACCATTTGATCAAAAGGCTAAAGATGATGCTAATATAGTTATAGGTAAGCTTGAAGGTGGGGATTTAGTTCATGCTGATGAAGTAAAAGGAATACCTACTTCACAAATTGAAGAAACAGCTATGATAAACCTTATAAACAAAGTACAAATGTATTATACTGGAGCAGAAGTTTCTGCAGCAGCTGCATTTGATACAAGAGCAAATATGAAAGTTGGAGACATTAAGAAAGCTGATACATCATTAATTTACAAATATGCAAATACATTATATAAGTTACAAATGACAGGAACACAATTAAAGAAGTTTATGGAGTGGTCAGCTAATTACTATAATACTTATAAACCAGGAGATTTAACTGTTTCCTTTAATGAAAAGATTAGAGGTTACAATTATGATATGTTTACAGGTGTTAAATATGATGTTGATATATCAAAGGAACCTGGAAATAGAATAGTTAATTTAACTAGAATGAATGGTACTCCAATAAAAGATACTGATACATTAGTTGTAGCTGTAAATAACTATAGAGCAAGTTCACAACTTTTATCTTACGGCGAAATATTTAAACAAGGTGAAGCTTTACCAGTACTTCTTGAAAAAGACGTAAGAGGAGATATCGGTGGAGTTAGAGAGTTAATTAGGGATTATATAGTAAATGTTAAGGGCGGAGTAATTAAGCCTGAACTAGATAACAATTGGAAGATTATAGGCAACAATTGGGATCCAGCAATGAGAGCTAAAGCTGTGGAATTGCTAAATGCTGGAACTATAAAAGTTCCTGTTTCTGCAGATGGAAGAACTCCAAATGTTAAATCTGTTACAATCGAAGATATTAAACCATATCTTGTTGCGGATAATAATACAACTGTAACTGTATCAAATGATACTACTAAAGTTGTAGATGCAATAAAGAATGCTCCTGAAAAAGCTAATATAGTTGTTGATGTTACAAGCAATACAACAGTTAGCAAGGATGTATTTACTGCAATAAAAGGAAAAGATGTAAATGTTACATTCCAAAAGGATGGAATAACTTGGACCTTCAATGGAAAAGATATCGATCCTACATTAATCAAAGATATAGACCTATCCTTAAAGACTGTTTCAGCTGATTTAAAAGCTAAAGAAGCTGCTAAGGTTAAAGCTATTGTTGGTAAGGATGTAGCTATAGTACCATTCTCCTTCACATATGATGGAAAGTTACCTGGAAAGGCAACTGTTAAAGTATTCATAGGTAAGGATTGGGCTAATACAACTGTTTATGTAAATAGATACTATGCAGACAAGAATACTTATGAAATAGTAGCAGAAGCTACTGTAGATGCAGATGGATACATGACATTTACTACAGATCACTGCAGTGACTACTTTGTAATGGCTAAGAGCGCAGCTCCAAACCTTCCAAAGACTGGTTCACCAATAGATATGAATGTAGTAGTAGGCATGGGATCACTAGTTGCATTACTTGGAGCAGCATTATTTATATCAGGAAGAAGAAGAGAAGATAACGATATAGCTGCATAA
- a CDS encoding PA2169 family four-helix-bundle protein, producing MDKDTVYLSKLLRGENMGINIYKQYLNKLPNGTYKKEVDNFLDEHKRHKNRLENMMISRGEYPKAGTGIQGKMSEGYTAAKLIIKGKPKDIMDDIYKGELMALTSTQKYLTEFSESLRPDIEKLIDENKKRLEKVHNMIATMEK from the coding sequence ATGGATAAGGATACAGTTTATTTATCAAAGCTTCTTAGGGGAGAAAATATGGGCATTAATATATATAAACAATATTTAAACAAGTTACCAAATGGAACTTATAAAAAAGAAGTGGATAACTTTTTAGATGAACACAAAAGACATAAAAATAGATTGGAAAATATGATGATATCAAGGGGAGAATATCCAAAAGCAGGAACTGGAATTCAAGGTAAAATGTCTGAGGGTTATACTGCTGCAAAACTTATAATTAAAGGCAAGCCTAAGGATATCATGGACGATATATATAAGGGAGAGCTAATGGCGTTAACAAGTACTCAAAAGTATTTAACTGAATTTAGTGAAAGTTTAAGGCCAGATATAGAAAAGTTAATAGATGAAAATAAAAAACGACTAGAAAAAGTTCATAATATGATAGCAACTATGGAAAAATAG
- a CDS encoding FG-GAP repeat domain-containing protein — MKFRVIFLKKKYIYYSILIAVVLILILIATSLKNTTPTFNIFTDTNILSADVNGDGKKDLIYIKPEGGRYLVEINTNDKTLPLTPDKKLSTLGANSPGNPIKVILMDVSRDKTPEIFIQSSQQNNPIQHTFMWNNGKFDDIFCSCNNVLGFMDCGNNKTPKFLSGKLSNSSIELYGYILVKDKLQSFPLSDSYNFMGKDSVFTFINYIEGLPNSEANKPTDVFYPGLTGNDLSLIGKLSGENNTYKFQNLTFKDTKWNKDGQISETRWNITFKAISNTNKDLIKNYTLFLTLKPFTDENGTASFKIVSMSYEKN, encoded by the coding sequence ATGAAATTTAGGGTTATATTTCTAAAGAAAAAGTATATTTACTATTCTATTCTAATTGCTGTAGTATTAATTTTAATACTTATTGCAACATCTTTAAAAAATACTACTCCAACCTTTAATATATTTACAGATACTAACATCCTATCTGCGGACGTAAACGGTGATGGAAAAAAGGATTTAATTTATATTAAGCCTGAAGGTGGAAGATACTTAGTTGAAATTAATACAAATGATAAAACATTACCATTGACACCAGATAAAAAATTATCCACATTAGGAGCTAATTCTCCTGGAAATCCAATAAAAGTAATTTTAATGGATGTATCAAGAGATAAAACACCCGAAATATTTATTCAATCTTCACAGCAAAATAATCCCATTCAACATACTTTCATGTGGAATAATGGTAAATTCGATGATATATTCTGCAGTTGTAATAACGTTCTAGGTTTTATGGATTGTGGTAATAACAAAACCCCAAAATTTTTATCAGGAAAACTATCTAACTCTAGTATTGAACTTTATGGATATATATTAGTTAAAGACAAACTACAAAGCTTTCCACTTTCAGACAGCTATAACTTTATGGGTAAAGATAGTGTATTTACTTTTATAAACTACATTGAAGGCCTACCTAATAGTGAAGCTAATAAACCAACTGATGTTTTTTATCCTGGCCTTACAGGAAATGATCTTTCACTTATTGGAAAACTTTCAGGTGAAAATAATACCTACAAATTTCAAAATTTAACTTTCAAAGACACAAAGTGGAATAAAGATGGACAAATCTCTGAGACTAGGTGGAATATTACTTTTAAAGCAATATCAAACACTAATAAAGACTTAATAAAAAATTATACCTTATTCTTAACTCTTAAGCCTTTTACTGATGAAAATGGTACTGCCTCTTTTAAAATAGTTTCCATGAGTTATGAAAAAAACTGA
- a CDS encoding Fur family transcriptional regulator has product MDTLSNIFREKKLKLTPQRIAVYKYLQSTVEHPSAETIYKALHPQYPTMSLATVYKALKTLVEVNLVQEINVGEGNFRYDGNVCPHPHIQCLGCGRVDDIEGVCFSGLNEKVKDYTNYEVLTNQVYFYGLCTCCKDNTNLSTESSIEDK; this is encoded by the coding sequence ATGGATACCTTATCTAACATTTTCAGAGAAAAGAAGTTAAAACTTACTCCACAGCGAATTGCAGTATATAAATATTTGCAATCTACAGTTGAACACCCTTCTGCCGAGACTATATACAAAGCACTGCACCCGCAATATCCAACAATGAGCTTAGCTACTGTTTATAAGGCTTTAAAAACACTTGTAGAAGTAAATTTAGTTCAAGAAATAAATGTTGGAGAAGGAAACTTTAGATATGATGGAAATGTTTGTCCTCATCCACATATACAATGTCTAGGTTGTGGTAGAGTGGATGATATTGAAGGTGTTTGCTTTTCAGGTTTAAATGAAAAAGTAAAAGATTACACAAACTATGAAGTATTAACAAATCAAGTATATTTTTATGGTTTATGTACATGTTGCAAAGATAACACTAATTTATCCACTGAATCTTCAATTGAGGATAAATAG
- a CDS encoding PhoH family protein: protein MKRTYVLDTNVILYSPAAIFSFGENDVVIPEVVLEELDGFKKDKSDLGANARHAARIFDKLRKEGKLNKGVILPGGGKIRVEMNHYDTKIPSTWDRQKPDNRIIQVCKGLKDQGEDVCLITKDIFERIKADTVDIDVEDFHEKVVPEYDNQYTGRTEVYVTPEKLDEFYHNKILNMEELRYYSNELEGYIAPKLFTNEFMIIHSTDNPRKTALGRFDGKAIVPLIFKDMMPLGISPRNVGQKFMLEALCLGADKAPLAIIKGPAGTAKTLFSLAVGLNKIIEENSGQYRKILVCRPNVTMDEEIGFLPGTEQEKISPFMRPVFDNLQILVDSDEKERYKNEKELDDKVRELFDRKIITTEAVAYLRGRSIVKNWVIIDEAQNLSPKQVKAIITRVGEGTKLVLIGDPEQIDHPFLDSRSNGLCYASEKMKGSDLCCQITLKYDECERSDLAYEGSKRL from the coding sequence TTGAAGAGGACCTATGTATTAGATACCAATGTTATTCTGTATTCTCCAGCAGCTATCTTCTCATTTGGAGAAAATGATGTGGTTATCCCTGAAGTAGTACTGGAAGAATTGGACGGTTTTAAAAAAGATAAAAGTGACTTGGGGGCCAATGCAAGGCATGCTGCCCGTATATTCGATAAATTAAGAAAGGAAGGGAAGCTGAATAAAGGAGTTATCTTACCAGGTGGAGGTAAAATCAGAGTGGAAATGAACCATTATGATACAAAAATACCTAGTACCTGGGATAGGCAAAAGCCAGATAACAGAATAATTCAGGTATGTAAAGGTCTGAAGGATCAGGGGGAGGATGTTTGTCTAATTACAAAGGACATTTTTGAAAGAATAAAAGCTGATACTGTGGATATAGATGTTGAAGATTTTCATGAAAAGGTAGTTCCTGAATATGATAACCAATATACTGGAAGAACAGAGGTATACGTGACTCCCGAAAAATTGGATGAATTCTACCACAATAAAATATTAAATATGGAAGAACTAAGGTACTATTCAAATGAACTTGAGGGTTATATAGCGCCAAAACTGTTTACTAATGAATTTATGATAATTCATTCTACGGATAATCCAAGGAAAACAGCTTTAGGAAGATTTGATGGCAAAGCAATAGTGCCTTTAATATTTAAAGATATGATGCCGCTCGGAATAAGTCCAAGAAATGTAGGACAAAAATTTATGCTAGAGGCATTGTGCCTTGGAGCAGATAAGGCTCCACTGGCAATAATAAAAGGACCGGCGGGAACAGCGAAGACACTATTTTCATTAGCAGTAGGGCTTAATAAGATAATAGAAGAGAATAGTGGACAATATAGAAAAATATTAGTATGCAGACCAAATGTAACTATGGATGAAGAAATAGGATTTTTACCGGGTACAGAACAAGAAAAAATATCTCCATTTATGAGACCTGTTTTTGATAACCTTCAAATACTAGTGGATTCTGACGAAAAAGAAAGGTATAAAAATGAAAAAGAATTAGATGATAAGGTTAGGGAGCTGTTTGATAGAAAAATTATTACTACAGAAGCAGTAGCATATTTAAGGGGAAGATCAATAGTTAAAAACTGGGTTATAATTGATGAAGCACAAAATTTATCACCGAAACAAGTTAAGGCTATAATAACAAGAGTAGGAGAAGGTACTAAATTAGTGCTTATTGGAGATCCTGAACAAATTGACCATCCATTCTTAGATTCAAGGTCTAACGGACTATGTTATGCATCAGAAAAAATGAAAGGTAGCGATTTGTGCTGTCAGATTACTCTAAAATATGATGAATGTGAAAGGTCAGACCTTGCATATGAAGGATCTAAAAGATTATAA
- a CDS encoding site-2 protease family protein, producing the protein MIRLTKEAILAKILLIPGILIGFTFHEYAHAIMADKLGDKTPRFQGRLTLNPFVHIDPIGFIMIILIGFGWAKPVETNPSAFKKYYKDDLKVSIAGPIANLIVAFVAAIFTAVFFKYQNTSNLLGIVFSIFLAALNVNCMLFVINLIPIPGFDGFHILRDLFPKFFYKISDSLYRYQFIIMILFIIVLGDYLVGYPTRYLMYSLLKLTSFLI; encoded by the coding sequence ATGATTCGGTTGACTAAAGAAGCTATATTAGCAAAAATACTACTTATTCCAGGTATTTTAATAGGATTTACATTTCATGAATATGCACATGCCATAATGGCAGATAAACTTGGAGATAAAACTCCACGTTTCCAAGGAAGGCTTACTTTAAATCCATTTGTACACATTGATCCAATTGGATTTATTATGATAATATTAATTGGGTTTGGATGGGCTAAACCGGTTGAAACCAATCCAAGCGCCTTTAAAAAGTATTATAAAGACGACCTAAAAGTATCTATAGCAGGACCTATAGCAAACTTAATTGTAGCTTTTGTAGCGGCTATTTTTACAGCTGTTTTTTTTAAATACCAAAATACTTCAAACTTATTAGGTATAGTTTTTAGTATTTTTCTTGCGGCTCTAAATGTAAATTGTATGTTATTTGTTATTAATCTTATACCGATTCCAGGCTTTGATGGTTTTCATATACTTAGAGACTTATTTCCAAAATTCTTTTATAAAATTTCTGATAGCCTATACAGATACCAATTTATAATAATGATACTATTTATTATTGTTTTAGGTGACTATTTAGTTGGATATCCTACTAGATATTTAATGTATTCATTATTAAAGCTTACTAGTTTTTTAATTTAG
- the trmB gene encoding tRNA (guanosine(46)-N7)-methyltransferase TrmB: MRLRKKWWARPELEDSPLFVAKPHDYCGKWQEVFGNNNDIHLELGCGRGRFLSEKARLNPDINYIGIDLKDEVLIYTLKRVQEAEVNNARIAALNIQLIDGVFEKDEISKIYINFCNPWPKDRHKKRRLTHTKFLTEYKKFLKPGSEIWFKTDDVGLFEESIQYFNESSFEIIYLTYDLHNSDFKYNVVTEYESKFTELGMKTMFLIGKIK; encoded by the coding sequence ATGAGATTAAGAAAAAAGTGGTGGGCACGACCAGAACTAGAGGATAGTCCATTATTTGTAGCAAAGCCTCATGATTATTGTGGAAAATGGCAGGAGGTATTCGGAAATAATAATGATATACATCTGGAATTAGGCTGTGGAAGAGGAAGATTTTTATCTGAAAAAGCAAGACTAAATCCTGATATCAACTATATAGGAATTGACCTAAAAGATGAAGTGTTAATATATACACTTAAGAGAGTTCAAGAAGCTGAGGTAAATAATGCTAGAATAGCAGCTTTAAATATACAGCTTATTGATGGTGTTTTCGAAAAGGATGAAATAAGCAAGATATATATTAACTTTTGTAATCCCTGGCCAAAGGATAGACATAAAAAGAGAAGATTAACCCATACTAAATTTCTTACAGAATATAAGAAATTTCTAAAGCCAGGTTCAGAAATTTGGTTTAAAACTGATGATGTGGGTCTTTTTGAAGAGTCAATTCAGTATTTTAATGAAAGTTCCTTTGAAATTATCTACTTAACTTATGATCTTCATAATAGTGATTTTAAATATAATGTTGTTACAGAATATGAGTCTAAATTTACTGAACTTGGTATGAAAACTATGTTTTTAATTGGAAAAATAAAATAA